In one Pseudomonas sp. 31-12 genomic region, the following are encoded:
- a CDS encoding crotonase/enoyl-CoA hydratase family protein, translating to MNQPAPSRVTREKHGHVLLIGLDRVAKRNAFDLDLLNALSLAYGEFEADSEARVAVVFAHGEHFTAGLDLINASAALADGWQAPPGGCDPWGVFAGPRVSKPVIVAAQGYCLTIGIELMLAADINLCASNTRFAQKEVQRGIFPFGGATLRLHQVAGWGNAMRWLLTGDEFDAHEALHLGLVQEVMASEDLLPRAIELAERIARQAPLGVQATLMSARQARYEGETAAAQGLPPLVKKLLASEDAREGVRSMVEKRPGVFKGY from the coding sequence ATGAATCAGCCCGCCCCCAGTCGTGTCACCCGTGAAAAACACGGCCATGTCCTGTTGATCGGCCTGGATCGGGTGGCCAAGCGCAACGCGTTCGACCTCGACCTGCTCAACGCGCTGAGCCTGGCCTATGGCGAGTTCGAGGCGGACAGCGAAGCGCGGGTGGCAGTGGTGTTCGCTCATGGTGAGCATTTCACCGCCGGACTCGACCTGATCAATGCCAGCGCGGCCCTGGCCGACGGCTGGCAAGCGCCGCCCGGCGGTTGCGATCCGTGGGGGGTGTTTGCAGGGCCCCGGGTGAGCAAACCGGTGATTGTCGCCGCGCAAGGCTACTGCCTGACCATCGGCATCGAGCTGATGCTGGCCGCCGACATCAACCTCTGCGCCAGCAATACCCGATTCGCCCAGAAGGAAGTGCAGCGCGGGATCTTCCCCTTCGGTGGCGCCACGTTGCGTCTGCACCAAGTCGCCGGCTGGGGCAATGCCATGCGCTGGCTGCTGACCGGCGATGAATTCGATGCGCATGAAGCGTTGCACCTGGGGTTGGTGCAGGAAGTCATGGCCAGCGAGGATCTGCTGCCGAGGGCGATTGAATTGGCTGAACGGATTGCCCGGCAGGCGCCGCTGGGGGTTCAGGCGACGCTGATGTCGGCCCGGCAGGCGCGCTATGAAGGGGAAACGGCGGCGGCGCAGGGATTGCCGCCGTTGGTGAAGAAGTTACTGGCGAGTGAGGATGCCCGGGAAGGTGTGCGGTCGATGGTCGAGAAGCGACCGGGGGTCTTCAAGGGCTACTGA
- a CDS encoding spermidine synthase produces the protein MTEERVEHLLAEVQDEFGVIRVLEVADYRFLEFGDAIEQSCVFTADPSWLEYDYTRAMLIGALCHEQPESALFLGLGAGTLTQACLKFLPLEDVEAIELRPDVPRLAIEYLGLDDDPRLYIRVGDALELLDTAEPADLIFVDLYTDVGPGVGHLAWNFLENCQKRLNPGGWLVINQWATDDGKPLGAALLRGLYHRHYWELPVKEGNVILIVPSELDQELDLEGLTARAKELAPRLGYSLQSLIKAIRPAT, from the coding sequence ATGACTGAGGAGCGCGTCGAGCATCTGCTCGCCGAGGTACAGGATGAATTCGGCGTGATTCGCGTGCTGGAAGTGGCCGATTACCGTTTTCTCGAGTTCGGTGATGCCATCGAGCAGAGTTGCGTGTTCACGGCGGACCCAAGCTGGCTCGAGTACGATTACACCCGCGCGATGCTGATTGGTGCGCTGTGCCACGAACAGCCGGAAAGCGCGCTTTTCCTCGGGCTCGGCGCCGGCACGCTGACCCAAGCGTGCCTCAAGTTCCTGCCGCTAGAAGATGTCGAGGCCATCGAGCTGCGCCCCGACGTACCGCGTCTGGCCATCGAATACCTTGGGCTGGATGACGACCCGCGACTGTATATCCGCGTCGGCGATGCGCTGGAGTTGCTCGATACCGCCGAGCCGGCGGACCTGATTTTCGTCGACCTTTATACCGATGTCGGTCCGGGTGTCGGGCATCTGGCCTGGAACTTCCTGGAAAACTGTCAGAAACGCTTGAATCCGGGCGGCTGGCTGGTGATCAATCAGTGGGCCACCGATGACGGTAAGCCGTTGGGCGCTGCGTTGTTGCGTGGGCTCTATCACCGGCATTACTGGGAGTTGCCGGTGAAGGAGGGCAACGTGATTTTGATCGTGCCTTCGGAGCTGGATCAGGAGCTGGATCTGGAAGGATTGACCGCCCGGGCCAAAGAGCTGGCGCCGCGGTTGGGGTATTCGTTGCAGTCGTTGATCAAGGCGATTCGACCGGCAACCTGA
- a CDS encoding class II 3-deoxy-7-phosphoheptulonate synthase, which translates to MSQPWSPDSWRALPIQQQPHYPDAAHLLQVEQTLASYPPLVFAGEARELRRQFAQVTQGRAFLLQGGDCAESFAEFSAAKIRDTFKVLLQMAIVMTFAAGCPVVKVGRMAGQFAKPRSANDETIDGVTLPAYRGDIVNGIGFDEKSRVPDPERLLQSYHQSTATLNLLRAFAQGGFADLHQVHKWNLDFIANSALAEKYSHLADRIDETLAFMRACGMDSSPQLRETSFFTAHEALLLNYEEAFVRRDSLTNDYYDCSAHMLWIGDRTRQLDGAHVEFLRGVNNPIGVKVGPSMNPEDLIRLIDVLNPDNDPGRLNLIARMGANKVGDHLPALIRAVQREGKQVLWSSDPMHGNTIKASSGYKTRDFAQILGEVKQFFQVHEAEGSYAGGIHIEMTGQNVTECIGGARPITEDGLSDRYHTHCDPRMNADQSLELAFLIAETLKQVRR; encoded by the coding sequence ATGAGCCAACCCTGGAGCCCTGACAGCTGGCGCGCCCTGCCGATCCAGCAACAACCCCACTACCCCGACGCGGCGCATTTGCTGCAGGTCGAGCAAACCCTGGCGAGTTATCCGCCCCTGGTGTTTGCCGGTGAGGCCCGGGAGTTGCGCCGTCAGTTTGCCCAGGTCACCCAGGGCCGTGCGTTTCTGTTGCAAGGTGGCGACTGCGCCGAAAGCTTTGCCGAGTTCTCCGCCGCAAAAATTCGCGACACCTTTAAAGTCCTGCTGCAAATGGCGATCGTCATGACCTTCGCCGCCGGTTGCCCGGTGGTCAAGGTCGGGCGCATGGCCGGCCAGTTCGCCAAGCCGCGCTCGGCCAACGACGAAACCATCGATGGCGTGACCCTGCCCGCCTACCGTGGCGACATCGTCAACGGCATCGGTTTCGACGAAAAAAGCCGCGTGCCGGACCCGGAGCGTCTGCTTCAGTCCTATCACCAGTCCACCGCCACCCTGAACCTGCTGCGTGCGTTCGCTCAGGGCGGTTTCGCCGACCTGCATCAGGTACACAAGTGGAACCTGGATTTCATCGCCAACTCCGCACTGGCCGAGAAATACAGCCACCTGGCCGATCGCATCGATGAAACCCTGGCATTCATGCGCGCCTGCGGCATGGACAGTTCGCCGCAATTGCGCGAAACCAGTTTCTTCACCGCCCACGAGGCGCTGCTGCTCAATTATGAAGAAGCCTTCGTGCGCCGCGACAGCCTGACCAACGATTACTACGATTGCTCGGCGCACATGCTGTGGATCGGCGATCGCACCCGTCAGCTCGACGGCGCCCACGTTGAATTCCTGCGCGGTGTGAACAACCCGATCGGGGTCAAGGTCGGCCCGAGCATGAACCCCGAAGACCTGATTCGCCTGATCGACGTGCTCAACCCGGACAATGACCCGGGCCGCTTGAACCTGATCGCACGCATGGGCGCGAACAAGGTCGGCGATCACTTGCCGGCGTTGATCCGCGCGGTGCAGCGTGAAGGCAAGCAAGTGCTCTGGAGCTCCGACCCGATGCACGGCAACACCATCAAGGCCAGCAGCGGCTACAAGACCCGCGACTTCGCGCAGATCCTCGGTGAGGTGAAGCAGTTCTTCCAGGTTCACGAAGCGGAAGGCAGCTACGCCGGCGGTATCCACATCGAGATGACCGGGCAGAATGTGACCGAGTGCATTGGTGGCGCGCGGCCGATTACAGAAGACGGGTTGTCGGACCGGTATCACACCCATTGCGACCCGCGAATGAATGCGGATCAGTCGTTGGAGTTGGCGTTTCTGATTGCCGAGACGCTGAAGCAAGTCCGGCGGTGA
- a CDS encoding winged helix-turn-helix domain-containing protein: MPATLSFSNKQARRLALAAQGFNGRQPPAAIKPVQLNRLIERLGILQIDSVNALVRSHYLPLFSRLGNYSPDLLDQAAWSQGRRRTLFEYWGHEASLLPLSMYPLMRWRMQRATRGEDIYQQLARFGREQQDTIRRVLASVQQLGALGAGSLSTRQERAGPWWDWSAEKHALEWLFAAGEVTVAGRRGFERLYDLPERVIPSAILQQPLLSEAEAQRGLLLHAATALGVGTEKDLRDYFRLNPADSRLRLAELVEAGELLTCEVQGWRQPAYCLPEPKVPRKVESSALLSPFDSLIWERSRTERLFDFRYRLEIYTPQDKRVYGYYVLPFLHNERIAARVDLRAERALGRLAVHAVHEEEPGLDDEGMLALAVNLRQMADWLGLAQVQLNCPRASAARLRVALAQLSVV; the protein is encoded by the coding sequence ATGCCCGCAACGCTGTCCTTTTCCAACAAACAGGCTCGACGTCTGGCGCTGGCCGCCCAAGGGTTCAACGGGCGGCAACCGCCAGCGGCGATCAAACCGGTTCAGCTCAACCGGCTGATCGAACGCCTGGGCATCCTGCAGATCGATTCGGTCAATGCGTTGGTGCGTTCGCACTACCTTCCCTTGTTTTCCCGCCTCGGAAACTACTCTCCCGATTTGCTTGATCAGGCCGCCTGGAGCCAGGGCCGTCGGCGCACGTTGTTCGAATATTGGGGCCATGAAGCGTCGTTGCTGCCCTTGTCGATGTACCCCTTGATGCGTTGGCGCATGCAGCGTGCGACGCGCGGCGAAGATATCTATCAGCAACTGGCACGTTTCGGTCGCGAGCAGCAGGACACGATTCGCCGGGTGCTGGCCTCGGTGCAGCAGCTTGGCGCACTGGGGGCTGGAAGTCTGTCGACTCGTCAGGAGCGGGCCGGGCCATGGTGGGACTGGAGCGCTGAAAAACATGCGCTGGAATGGCTGTTCGCCGCCGGTGAAGTGACGGTTGCCGGGCGCCGTGGATTCGAGCGGCTTTACGATCTGCCGGAACGGGTGATTCCTTCGGCCATCCTGCAACAGCCGTTACTCAGTGAGGCCGAGGCCCAGCGCGGGCTGTTGCTGCATGCTGCGACGGCATTGGGTGTCGGCACGGAAAAGGACCTGCGCGATTATTTCCGCCTGAACCCGGCAGACAGCCGGCTGCGGCTGGCGGAACTGGTGGAGGCGGGTGAATTGCTGACCTGCGAGGTGCAGGGCTGGCGGCAACCAGCCTATTGCCTGCCCGAGCCGAAAGTGCCGCGCAAGGTCGAGTCCAGTGCGCTGTTGTCGCCGTTTGATTCGCTGATCTGGGAGCGCAGCCGGACCGAGCGGTTGTTCGATTTCCGTTATCGACTGGAGATCTACACGCCGCAGGACAAGCGGGTGTACGGCTATTACGTGCTGCCGTTTTTGCACAATGAACGGATCGCCGCGCGGGTGGATTTGCGCGCCGAGCGAGCATTGGGCCGGCTGGCTGTGCACGCTGTGCATGAGGAAGAGCCGGGGCTGGATGACGAGGGGATGCTGGCGTTGGCGGTCAATCTGCGGCAGATGGCGGACTGGCTGGGGCTTGCGCAGGTTCAGCTGAATTGCCCGCGGGCGAGTGCGGCGCGGTTGCGGGTGGCATTGGCACAACTCAGTGTTGTTTGA
- a CDS encoding DUF1127 domain-containing protein, with the protein MKGHNEHVTEEKFSIHAVSDLLHKFSRWYELHRERELLASLSDEALKDIGVSRADVEHESVRPFWDDPMHK; encoded by the coding sequence ATGAAAGGTCATAACGAGCATGTAACGGAAGAAAAATTCTCAATCCACGCGGTATCCGATCTGTTGCACAAGTTTAGTCGCTGGTACGAACTTCACCGTGAACGTGAACTGCTGGCAAGCTTGAGCGACGAAGCACTGAAGGACATCGGCGTGAGTCGTGCAGATGTGGAACATGAATCGGTCCGGCCGTTCTGGGATGATCCGATGCATAAATGA
- a CDS encoding LysR substrate-binding domain-containing protein — protein MSAYPSIDTDVLRTFVAIADQGGFTRAGEMVNRTQSAVSMQMKRLEEDVLQRQLFERDGRQVKLTAEGQVLLGYARRILKLHSEVFNTLREPHMVGTVRIGTPDDYVMRFLPGILSRFAQFYPLIQIEVHCESTKQLLQRQDLDLSIVTREPGTEIGQLLRKERFVWAEAQCFSAHEQTPLPLAMFNSDCFCRLWACNALDAMGRDYRIAYNSSSLSALMAVVSAGLAVTAQLESLITPDMRILGEAEDLPLLPEACIMLVRNLHNPSPITECLAEHIVEGFKL, from the coding sequence ATGTCGGCGTACCCTAGTATCGATACTGACGTGCTGCGCACCTTTGTCGCCATCGCCGACCAGGGCGGATTTACCCGCGCCGGTGAAATGGTCAACCGCACGCAGTCAGCGGTGAGCATGCAGATGAAGCGTCTGGAAGAAGACGTATTGCAGCGCCAGTTGTTCGAGCGGGATGGACGCCAGGTCAAGCTGACCGCCGAAGGCCAGGTCTTGCTGGGTTACGCGCGGCGCATCCTCAAACTTCACAGCGAAGTCTTCAATACGTTGCGTGAGCCGCACATGGTCGGCACCGTGCGCATCGGCACGCCCGACGATTACGTCATGCGCTTCCTGCCGGGGATCCTGTCGCGCTTCGCCCAGTTTTACCCGCTGATCCAGATCGAAGTTCACTGCGAATCAACCAAGCAATTGTTGCAACGCCAGGACCTGGACTTGTCCATCGTCACCCGCGAGCCCGGTACTGAAATCGGCCAATTGCTGCGCAAGGAACGTTTCGTCTGGGCCGAAGCACAATGCTTCAGCGCCCACGAGCAGACGCCGCTGCCCCTGGCGATGTTCAACAGTGATTGTTTCTGCAGGCTATGGGCATGCAATGCGCTGGACGCGATGGGCCGCGATTACCGCATTGCCTACAACAGTTCCAGCCTGTCGGCGTTGATGGCCGTGGTCAGTGCGGGCCTTGCAGTGACCGCGCAACTGGAAAGCCTGATCACGCCGGACATGCGCATCCTGGGAGAAGCCGAAGACCTGCCGCTGTTGCCGGAAGCCTGCATCATGCTGGTGCGCAACCTGCACAATCCGTCACCGATCACCGAGTGCCTGGCCGAGCACATCGTCGAAGGCTTCAAACTTTAA
- a CDS encoding sulfite exporter TauE/SafE family protein has protein sequence MYLVFGAALGTLGGLFGIGGGLIAIPLLGVLFGLDQQIAQGTALVMVVPNVMLALWRYHQRNRIEMRHALPLAAMGFCFAWIGSIWAVGIDAQTMRVGFVAFLIVLSAYNLVRMFTANAPASAQMRYSWPWLGVLGAASGTMGGLFGVGGAVVATPVLTSVFGTTQVVAQGLSLALALPSTGVTLVTYAMHHQVDWMIGLPLAVGGLMSISWGVKIAHAMPERLLRGLFCGFLVLCAVMLAFKV, from the coding sequence ATGTATCTGGTCTTCGGCGCAGCCTTAGGAACCCTTGGCGGGCTATTCGGCATTGGCGGTGGCTTGATCGCGATTCCGTTGCTGGGCGTGCTGTTCGGTCTCGATCAGCAAATAGCCCAAGGCACGGCGTTGGTCATGGTTGTGCCCAACGTGATGCTGGCGCTGTGGCGTTATCACCAGCGCAATCGCATCGAAATGCGTCACGCGTTGCCATTGGCGGCAATGGGGTTTTGCTTCGCGTGGATCGGGTCGATCTGGGCGGTAGGCATCGACGCGCAAACCATGCGCGTGGGCTTTGTCGCGTTCTTGATTGTCCTGTCGGCCTATAACCTGGTGCGCATGTTCACCGCCAACGCGCCGGCCTCTGCACAAATGCGTTATTCCTGGCCATGGCTGGGTGTGCTCGGTGCGGCGTCCGGCACCATGGGCGGGTTGTTTGGAGTCGGTGGGGCAGTGGTGGCGACGCCGGTATTGACCAGCGTGTTCGGCACCACCCAGGTGGTGGCCCAAGGCTTGTCGCTGGCTCTGGCGCTGCCCAGCACCGGCGTCACACTGGTGACGTACGCGATGCATCATCAAGTGGACTGGATGATCGGTTTGCCGTTGGCCGTCGGCGGATTGATGAGCATCAGTTGGGGCGTGAAGATCGCCCACGCCATGCCGGAGCGGCTATTGCGCGGGCTGTTCTGCGGCTTCCTGGTGCTGTGCGCGGTGATGCTCGCGTTTAAAGTTTGA
- a CDS encoding LysR family transcriptional regulator, whose protein sequence is MNPNQLTEQLGLFLDVLETGSFSAASRRHPLTPSAVARRIDSLENAVGSQLFIRSTHAVRATPAGLAFAERARRIVAELRLARAEAVSLSSAPEGLIRIDAPAAFGRRHLAPVIADFLMLYPGLDVQLHLIDSFVDMQGLNLGKVDLVLRAGQMADTRLVATPLASMVRIACASPEYLKRRGVPTEPAQLIEHDGLDWDGLAPPFAWRFERDGHMHLHRPARIRMSANNAEALVCGALAGLGIAHLPTWLASEYLLRGELLPLFCENGLPPPESTGIYALRLEQQPNSRSRLLLEYLKTRFSPIPPWDLALQNTLDRH, encoded by the coding sequence ATGAACCCCAATCAATTGACTGAACAGCTCGGCCTGTTCCTCGATGTGCTGGAAACCGGGAGCTTTTCCGCTGCGTCCCGCCGCCATCCGTTGACGCCTTCGGCCGTGGCGCGGCGCATCGACAGCCTGGAAAATGCAGTCGGCAGCCAGCTGTTCATTCGCAGCACCCACGCGGTGCGCGCGACGCCTGCCGGCTTGGCGTTTGCCGAACGTGCGCGGCGCATCGTTGCGGAATTGCGCCTGGCTCGGGCTGAAGCCGTGTCCCTGAGCAGTGCACCGGAAGGCTTGATCCGCATCGATGCGCCCGCGGCGTTCGGCCGTCGGCACCTGGCACCGGTGATTGCCGACTTCTTGATGCTCTACCCCGGCCTGGACGTGCAGTTGCACTTGATCGACAGTTTTGTCGACATGCAAGGGCTGAACCTGGGCAAGGTTGACCTGGTGCTGCGCGCCGGGCAAATGGCCGACACGAGGCTGGTGGCCACGCCGCTGGCGAGTATGGTACGCATTGCCTGCGCCAGTCCCGAGTACCTCAAACGTCGCGGCGTCCCGACCGAGCCGGCGCAGTTGATCGAGCATGACGGTCTCGACTGGGACGGTCTGGCCCCGCCCTTCGCCTGGCGCTTCGAACGCGATGGGCACATGCACTTGCATCGCCCGGCGCGCATCCGCATGAGCGCCAACAATGCCGAGGCGCTGGTGTGTGGTGCATTGGCCGGGTTGGGCATCGCGCACTTGCCGACCTGGCTGGCCAGCGAGTACCTGTTGCGCGGCGAATTGCTGCCGCTGTTTTGTGAAAACGGCCTGCCACCTCCCGAATCCACCGGCATCTATGCGTTGCGTCTTGAGCAGCAACCCAATTCCCGCAGTCGCTTGTTGCTGGAATATCTGAAAACCCGCTTCAGCCCGATTCCGCCGTGGGACCTGGCGCTACAAAACACCCTGGACCGGCACTAG
- a CDS encoding MarR family winged helix-turn-helix transcriptional regulator yields MTTERNTPDNCDQLLLDNQACFALHSTSLLMTKVYKPLLQALGLTYPQYLAMMVLWERDGLTVGEISTRLLTDPGSLTPLLKRLEVEGLLSRTRSREDERVVIVELTEQGRALREKARGIPQCILGASGMTLERLQKLQAELQELRSNLQDSL; encoded by the coding sequence ATGACCACCGAACGCAACACCCCGGATAACTGCGACCAGCTGCTGCTGGACAATCAGGCTTGCTTCGCCCTGCATTCCACCTCGCTGCTGATGACCAAGGTGTACAAGCCGCTGCTGCAAGCGCTGGGCCTGACCTATCCGCAGTATCTGGCGATGATGGTGTTGTGGGAGCGGGACGGGTTGACCGTAGGCGAAATCAGCACGCGACTGCTGACAGACCCCGGCTCACTGACGCCTTTGCTCAAACGCCTGGAGGTCGAGGGTTTGCTCAGTCGCACCCGCAGCCGTGAAGATGAACGGGTGGTGATTGTCGAGCTGACCGAACAAGGGCGCGCGTTGCGGGAGAAGGCGCGCGGCATTCCCCAATGCATCCTTGGTGCTAGCGGAATGACACTTGAGAGACTGCAGAAACTTCAAGCGGAGTTGCAAGAACTGCGCAGCAATCTGCAAGACAGCCTCTAA
- a CDS encoding organic hydroperoxide resistance protein — MQTLYTAIATSTGGRDGRAVSSDNILDVKLATPKELGGAGGAATNPEQLFAAGYSACFIGALKFVASQTKRSIPNDASITAHVGIGQIPGGFGLDIDLHISLPGLEQADAQSLVDAAHQVCPYSNATRGNVDVRLHVTV; from the coding sequence ATGCAAACTCTCTACACCGCAATCGCAACCTCCACTGGCGGCCGTGACGGTCGTGCGGTTTCCAGTGACAACATCCTCGACGTCAAACTCGCTACCCCCAAAGAACTCGGTGGTGCCGGTGGCGCTGCGACCAACCCTGAGCAACTGTTCGCTGCCGGCTACTCCGCTTGCTTCATCGGCGCGCTGAAGTTCGTCGCCAGCCAGACTAAACGCAGCATCCCGAACGACGCATCGATCACCGCCCATGTCGGCATCGGCCAGATCCCTGGCGGCTTCGGTCTGGACATCGATCTGCACATCAGCCTGCCGGGTCTTGAACAAGCCGACGCGCAAAGTCTGGTCGACGCAGCACACCAGGTCTGCCCGTACTCGAACGCGACCCGTGGCAACGTCGATGTGCGCCTGCACGTGACCGTCTAA
- a CDS encoding alpha/beta hydrolase, whose product MNTFSKVLTGTLLALSISNVFAGDGVEHNTQAFLDVLNAGTGKPMEQLTPKEARAVLVGAQASVKLTLPKADVSEKTIQVDGQPLSLTIVRPAGVKGELPVFMFFHGGGWVLGDFPTHERLVRDLVTGSGAVAVFVNYTPSPEAHYPVAINQAYAATKWVAEHGKEINVDGKRLAVAGNSVGGNMAAVVALMAKDKGTPAIKFQVLLWPVTDANFETASYNQFAEGHFLTKNMMKWFWDNYTADAKQRNEIYASPLRATTAQLKGLPPALVQTAGADVLRDEGEAYARKLDEAGVPVTAVRYNGMIHDYGLLNVVSQVPAVRSAMQQASEELKQHLKK is encoded by the coding sequence ATGAACACTTTCAGCAAAGTCTTGACCGGCACCCTTCTCGCTTTGTCCATCAGCAACGTGTTTGCAGGCGATGGGGTTGAACACAACACCCAGGCGTTCCTCGATGTCCTGAATGCCGGCACCGGCAAACCAATGGAACAACTCACCCCCAAAGAAGCCCGCGCGGTGCTGGTGGGTGCGCAAGCCTCGGTGAAACTGACACTGCCAAAAGCCGATGTCAGCGAGAAGACCATTCAAGTCGATGGCCAACCGCTCAGCCTGACCATCGTCCGGCCGGCCGGGGTCAAAGGCGAGCTGCCAGTGTTCATGTTCTTCCACGGCGGTGGCTGGGTGCTGGGGGACTTTCCGACCCACGAACGCCTGGTTCGCGACCTGGTGACGGGTTCGGGTGCGGTGGCGGTGTTCGTCAATTACACCCCGTCGCCGGAAGCGCATTACCCGGTGGCGATCAACCAGGCTTATGCCGCGACGAAATGGGTGGCCGAGCACGGTAAAGAGATCAACGTCGACGGCAAGCGCCTGGCCGTGGCCGGCAACAGCGTCGGTGGCAACATGGCGGCCGTGGTTGCGTTGATGGCCAAAGACAAGGGCACCCCGGCGATCAAGTTCCAGGTGCTGCTGTGGCCGGTGACGGACGCCAACTTCGAAACCGCGTCCTACAACCAGTTTGCCGAGGGGCACTTCCTCACCAAAAACATGATGAAGTGGTTCTGGGACAATTACACCGCCGACGCCAAGCAGCGTAACGAGATCTACGCCTCACCGCTGCGGGCAACCACCGCGCAACTGAAGGGCTTGCCACCTGCCCTGGTGCAGACAGCCGGTGCCGACGTGTTGCGCGATGAAGGTGAAGCTTATGCGCGCAAACTGGACGAGGCTGGCGTGCCGGTCACAGCGGTTCGCTACAACGGCATGATTCACGACTACGGTTTGTTGAATGTGGTGAGCCAGGTTCCAGCAGTACGCTCGGCGATGCAGCAGGCGTCGGAAGAACTGAAACAACACCTGAAGAAATAA
- a CDS encoding elongation factor P, with translation MKTGKELKPGTVIRLENDPWLVQKAEFTKSGRNSAIMKTKLKNLLTGYKTEIVYSADDKLDDVILDRKEATLSFISGDTYTFMDTTDYTMYELNAEDIEAVLPFVEEGMTDVCEAIFFEERLVSVELPTTIVRQVDYTEGSARGDTSGKVMKPAKLKNGTELSVADFIEIGDMIEIDTREGGSYKGRAK, from the coding sequence ATGAAAACTGGTAAAGAACTGAAACCCGGTACCGTGATCCGTCTCGAAAACGATCCTTGGCTGGTTCAGAAAGCTGAATTCACCAAATCCGGTCGTAACAGCGCGATCATGAAGACCAAGCTGAAAAACCTGCTGACCGGTTACAAGACCGAGATCGTTTACAGCGCCGACGACAAACTGGACGACGTAATCCTCGACCGCAAAGAAGCGACCCTGTCCTTCATCAGCGGCGACACCTACACGTTCATGGACACCACCGACTACACCATGTACGAGCTGAACGCTGAAGACATCGAAGCCGTTCTGCCTTTCGTTGAAGAAGGCATGACCGATGTTTGCGAAGCGATCTTCTTCGAAGAGCGTCTGGTTTCCGTAGAACTGCCGACCACCATCGTGCGTCAGGTTGACTACACCGAAGGTTCCGCTCGCGGTGACACTTCCGGCAAGGTGATGAAGCCTGCCAAACTGAAGAACGGTACCGAGCTGTCGGTTGCTGACTTCATCGAAATCGGCGATATGATCGAGATCGATACCCGCGAAGGCGGTTCCTACAAAGGCCGTGCTAAATAA